Proteins encoded together in one Scheffersomyces stipitis CBS 6054 chromosome 5, complete sequence window:
- the TNR3 gene encoding thiamine pyrophosphokinase has translation MAALDIVDDVDSFPYESNSVSTGEAAVKLEDFYTLVAHEGTPIGLVSSAITKYFSKETSFTTNNSAKTITLKPEYNTLQLRNDLFAEISSRWRNLPEFEELLDKGWRNELYTVFNPSHTPYVQIERAFSVLTGVVTYGAHLTGYVPPEKSENGKLKLWIPRRSSTKPTYPGMLDNTVAGGLGYPHGIWETVVKEAYEEAGLDEDFVVSHTKGAGVLSYMYVTSDGRVQPEVEYIYDLAFDNETEVVPSPVDGEAEYFSLMDVDEVLERVKNKEFKPNCGIVIFDFLIRHGYITPENEPNYHEIVSRCHRRMPFPIR, from the coding sequence ATGGCTGCCCTCGATATTGTGGACGACGTGGATCTGTTTCCTTATGAATCCAATTCTGTCTCAACAGGAGAGGCTGCTGTGAAATTAGAAGACTTCTATACCCTCGTAGCCCACGAAGGTACACCTATAGGACTTGTTAGCAGTGCAATTACTAAGTATTTCAGTAAGGAGACTTCTTTTACCACGAACAATTCTGCGAAGACAATAACACTTAAACCGGAGTACAATACTTTACAACTCAGAAACGACCTTTTCGCTGAAATCAGCTCTCGCTGGAGGAATCTTCCAGAGTTCGAGGAGCTTCTTGATAAAGGCTGGAGAAACGAACTCTATACCGTATTCAATCCCTCGCATACTCCATATGTGCAAATAGAACGAGCATTTTCTGTATTGACGGGTGTTGTAACTTATGGAGCTCATTTGACAGGATATGTGCCACCAGAGAAGTCTGAGAACGgaaagttgaagttatGGATTCCTCGTCGATCCTCGACAAAACCTACATATCCTGGCATGTTAGACAATACCGTTGCTGGAGGATTGGGATATCCCCATGGAATATGGGAGACTGTAGTCAAAGAAGCCTACGAGGAGGCCggacttgatgaagacTTTGTAGTTTCTCATACCAAAGGTGCTGGTGTACTTCTGTACATGTATGTGACGAGCGACGGAAGAGTCCAACCAGAAGTAGAGTACATATACGATCTCGCATTTGACAACGAGACTGAAGTAGTGCCCCTGCCTGTTGATGGCGAAGCTGAATACTTCAGTCTCATGGATGTGGATGAAGTGCTTGAGAGAGTAAAGAACAAGGAGTTCAAGCCTAACTGTGGCATAGTgatctttgacttcttaATCAGACACGGGTACATCACTCCCGAGAATGAACCAAATTACCATGAAATCGTCAGCAGATGTCATAGAAGAATGCCTTTCCCAATCAGATAG
- a CDS encoding predicted protein — protein MSGSSRSLIKALNEVFESWDDSAGAHWVASPEATECFTVISQFLERHNTFSIIRQSTSINDELFRIYNSYIEPSSNLQKEYMFLNILRQLSPVLRRDDVMLWVKTYLKPAIDSAGFDFNFVQKSREFIAKVAIDIMPTDDIDLRKEREEIAYLVMDIVIQVYIGVDDKSYDYINLKISEEDKDSQHFQERLRFIKHNCTTILQDYGLKQTMKYFTLLNNHFEKPSERFGALTLLSSLVSTQTSQVFQITNTILFPNLLKCISYDFSESLVYVSLSVLVMLIPQIGNRISNYLSDLLIIYIRITNWEEFDRYIPNRYELLVKFLHDKGENWSISNFDFFNELMTFVPLNSKLDFDVSHLATLIYGLFPFNFSKFCQSPLTYLNKYPPRLIELKFLQLLDTNMMIQDPDDPTKHMLEKRVIDKTKKVYQRFIIHPNFIDFDRSNLLSEEIKNPIQWILDLYNGESIGPSEISVSCLSLNPDIMISISDSLVVSEDHKLRDNQISGGSPLGSNIMFNNRNNFSTAPNSQHVSRASSVGSPVYFNIKDGPSTKLMVQKSLQNYNRKMSVVPTNLVIDNQKTLAPTTPLHSEIKFKDVKFNGGSDKNNSNSSSVNNMSTSLNGTSVNENGIEEKLDHGYEDGLSQVSSSEMVPELGKSEPLPELFITHEKLYGSNNKASALSLSNLNLGPAFMDDPGKKSSSNLLNEKLKSELRIQRPISSPTTSLETTAVHKGSVVSSSGFTMISTQTLQNNGSTHNGTALDFYQRELLLMKNELEFSSYMKHLNKFQYIRLKLKMNKLQREANLHFQSIEHKNNISLIKSLKEECDTLKDSLKSINSEMEDLKSGHKSKIFDLSEKIIELQEENSELRLRLDDLSGENRSINSGFNTIVNEVVPEKDFEIENLKMRLQELELNNVEFKKQIEHFEGENSAKRDIVDKNHDLSIQEKKIYSLKEELLLVSDKNQKLAAELAKAQDMYESIVRTYENKLSSSKFDLNENVNSFTAHFEKKIQELSTTILRYEALLEEKNSKIMQLSSSKPISIPGAASSGVNTIYNRSSKKKGRSNSSLESGTPPPSRVPIGVQQHPSQQSQFTYPHLNQVGAHAPPQPPAAIPRFSANLVPTVGTSSQQPIIRGRGGYQKRSKKHM, from the exons ATGTCCGGTTCTTCTCGATCCCTTATTAAGGCTCTTAATGAAGTCTTCGAGAGCTGGGACGACTCAGCGGGAGCACACTGGGTCGCTTCGCCAGAAGCTACCGAATGTTTCACAGTGATCTCGCAGTTTTTAGAAAGACACAATACTTTTTCTATCATCAGACAGTCTACCAGCATAAACGATGAATTATTCCGAATATACAACTCCTACATCGAACCACTGTCCAACCTACAGAAAGAATATATGTTTTTGAACATTCTTCGACAATTGCTGCCTGTTCTAAGAAGAGATGATGTCATGTTATGGGTGAAAACTTATTTAAAGCCAGCAATAGACTCAGCGGGGtttgacttcaactttgtaCAAAAGTCTAGAGAGTTCATCGCTAAGGTAGCCATAGATATAATGCCAACGGATGATATAGACCTCCGAAAAGAACGTGAGGAAATAGCCTACTTAGTGATGGACATCGTTATCCAAGTATACATCGGTGTTGATGACAAATCATATGACTATATTAATTTGAAGATTAGCGAAGAGGACAAAGACAGCCAACACTTTCAGGAACGTCTTCGTTTCATTAAACACAACTGCACAACTATTCTCCAAGACTATGGACTCAAACAGACAATGAAATACTTCaccttgttgaacaatCATTTCGAGAAACcttcagaaagatttgGTGCCTTAACGTTGTTATCATCCTTGGTTTCTACTCAAACTTCAcaagtcttccaaatcaCTAATACCAttctttttccaaatttGCTCAAGTGCATACTGTatgatttttcagagaGCCTAGTTTATGTATCATTATCGGTACTCGTTATGCTTATTCCGCAGATTGGGAATCGAATATCGAACTACCTACTGGATTTGCTTATTATCTATATCCGTATTACGAATTGGGAAGAGTTTGATAGATATATTCCTAACCGATACGAATTATTAGTAAAGTTCCTTCACGATAAAGGTGAAAACTGGTCGATCTCCAATTTCGATTTCTTTAACGAACTTATGACTTTCGTTCCATTGAACAGCAAATTAGACTTCGATGTTCTGCATTTGGCGACCTTGATCTATGGACTTTTCCCGTTCAATTTCAGTAAGTTCTGTCAGAGCCCACTTACTTACTTGAATAAGTATCCTCCCAGGCTCATAGAGTTGaaattcttgcaattgttaGATACCAATATGATGATTCAAGATCCTGATGATCCAACAAAGCACATGTTAGAGAAGAGAGTTATagacaaaaccaaaaaaGTATATCAAAGATTCATCATTCACCCTAATTTTATTGATTTCGACAGGTCTAATTTgctttcagaagaaataaaaaaCCCTATCCAATGGATATTGGATTTGTATAACGGTGAGTCTATTGGACCTAGTGAAATATCTGTTAGTTGCTTGAGTTTGAACCCAGATATCATGATAAGCATCAGTGATTCGcttgttgtttctgaagacCACAAGCTTAGAGATAATCAGATAAGTGGAGGAAGCCCCTTGGGAAGCAACATTATGTTCAACAATAGAAACAATTTCAGCACAGCGCCCAACTCGCAACATGTGTCCCGTGCTTCTTCTGTGGGAAGTCCAGTGTACTTTAATATTAAAGATGGCCCTTCCACAAAGCTTATGGTTCAAAAATCATTACAGAATTACAATAGAAAGATGTCTGTTGTTCCAACTAATCTTGTGATTGATAACCAAAAAACACTTGCCCCAACGACACCTCTTCATTCTGAAATAAAGTTTAAAGATGTAAAATTTAACGGAGGAAGCGACAAGAataacagcaacagcagcagtgTTAATAATATGAGCACTAGTTTGAATGGCACTTCGGTCAatgaaaatggaattgaagaaaaattGGATCATGGATACGAAGATGGCTTGAGCCAGGTTTCGTCTTCTGAAATGGTGCCAGAGTTGGGCAAATCTGAACCTTTACCAGAATTATTTATTACCCACGAGAAACTTTACGGATCAAACAATAAGGCAAGCGCACTCTCCTTGTCCAACCTTAATCTAGGTCCTGCTTTCATGGATGATCCGGGAAAGAAGTCATCCTCTAATTTGCttaatgaaaaattgaagagtgAATTGAGAATACAGAGACCCATCTCATCACCAACTACGTCTTTGGAAACTACTGCTGTTCACAAGGGATCGGTTGTTAGTTCTAGTGGATTTACTATGATCTCCACTCAAACGTTGCAGAATAATGGTAGTACACACAACGGAACTGCCTTAGATTTCTACCAGAGAGAATTGTTGTTAATGAAgaatgaattggaatttTCGTCATATATGAAGCATTTGAATAAATTCCAATACATTCGTCTCAAGCTCAAAATGAACAAATTGCAGAGGGAAGCCAATCTTCACTTCCAGTCTATCGAGCACAAAAATAACATTCTGTTAATAAAGAGCCTTAAAGAAGAATGTGATACGTTAAAAGATTCTTTGAAGTCCATAAATCTGGAAATGGAGGACCTTAAGTCAGGACATAAATCTAAGATATTCGATCTCTCCGAGAAAATAATTGAgctccaagaagaaaatagcGAACTAAGATTAAGATTGGATGACCTTTCTGGTGAAAACAGGTCGATAAATAGTGGTTTCAACACGATTGTGAATGAGGTTGTTCCAGAAAAGGATTTCGAGattgaaaacttgaaaatgaGATTGCAGGAattggagttgaacaatGTTGAGTTCAAAAAGCAAATAGAGCACTTCGAAGGCGAGAATAGTGCAAAGAGAGATATTGTAGATAAGAATCATGATCTTTCTattcaagagaagaagatctatAGTTTGAAAGAGGAGCTCCTATTGGTAAGCGACAAGAACCAAAAGTTAGCGGCAGAGTTGGCCAAGGCCCAGGACATGTACGAGTCTATTGTCAGAACCTATGAGAACAAGTTGTCATCATCTAAATTTGACTTGAATGAAAATGTCAATTCTTTCACGGCtcattttgaaaagaaaatccAAGAGTTGTCGACTACTATTTTAAGGTATGAAGCATtgcttgaagaaaagaactcCAAGATCATGCAATTGTCATCATCGAAGCCAATCTCCATACCAGGAGCCGCATCTAGTGGTGTTAATACTATATACAACAGAAGTTCGAAAA AAAAGGGAAGATCCAATTCGTCTTTGGAACTGGGAACTCCTCCTCCGTCGCGTGTTCCTATTGGAGTACAACAACATCCACTGCAACAGCTGCAATTTACGTATCCACATCTCAACCAAGTTGGTGCTCATGCTCCTCCTCAACCTCCTGCCGCCATACCACGGTTTTCTGCCAATCTCGTTCCGACTGTCGGTACTTCGCTGCAACAGCCTATTATTAGAGGAAGAGGTGGATATCAAAAGAGATCCAAAAAACACATGTAA
- a CDS encoding predicted protein (go_component membrane~go_function mannosyltransferase activity~go_process O-linked glycosylation): MSSTLRKRGPKKGQNAVGNSAAQEDDDLKKLRELEEEARGFKEPEYKYQVALAAITILAAYTRFYHISIPDKVVFDEVHFGKFASYYLERTYFFDLHPPFAKLLIAFAGWLIRYDGAFKFENIGDSYITNKVPYIPLRALSAIQGTLTVPVMFLTMKTLGFSVAGCLFAALIVCFDNAHVADSRLILLDATLIFAVALTIYAYSKFSTYRKQPFSQKWWTWLTATGVSLSLVISTKYVGVFTYVTIGIAVIHELWILLDYQKGLTIPEFSKHFAARLWSLIIMPFIIYLFWFYVHFAILTKSGPGDNFMSAEFQETLLESPMAKLSKNVHYNDLITIKHKDTDAFLHSHLHSYPLRYEDGRVSSNTQQVTCVFDPDSKEAEDVNNHWEIVPSSKDVARGTDVYTNDVVRFRHVGTGGYLLAHDVASPLKATHEEFTIAYGEDAAVTKFNETLFRLRFGGSGSTKNKNKRRVIKTKGTPLRIIHVDTVVAMWTHDDEVLPEWGFGHQEVSGNKKTQDSDNVWTIDDIVDMDPIDPRSKYVPKQVKTLSFFKKWWELQGLMFKHNNQLSSEHPFASQPETWPLALSGVSFYNDNDNRRQIFFTGNIIGFWLEVCFLSIYLGLLLADQVTRRRHVYILSDRARSKLYNTLGFLFAGWGAHFFPFFLMNRQKFLHHYLPAHLLAALFSGGLVDFISSNNIRDSNGRPTVYNKIKSTVIVTGCSIGIVWFFFYFRPITYGDTTLSVEEVKARQWLDIKLHYAK; the protein is encoded by the coding sequence ATGTCGCTGACTTTAAGGAAAAGAGGGCCAAAAAAGGGCCAGAACGCCGTTGGCAATTCTGCTGcccaagaagatgacgactTAAAGAAGCTCCGcgagttggaagaagaagctcgTGGATTCAAAGAGCCAGAGTACAAGTACCAAGTAGCTCTTGCAGCCATCACCATATTGGCCGCATACACTCGTTTCTATCACATTAGCATACCCGACAAAGTTGTGTTTGACGAAGTCCATTTCGGTAAGTTTGCCTCGTATTACTTGGAAAGAACgtacttctttgatttgCACCCTCCTTTTGCCAAGTTGCTTATAGCCTTTGCTGGTTGGTTGATTCGTTACGATGGTGCCTTTAAGTTCGAGAACATTGGCGACTCctacatcaccaacaaagTGCCCTACATTCCCTTGAGAGCACTTCTGGCTATTCAGGGTACGCTTACAGTACCTGTGATGTTTTTGACAATGAAGACGTTGGGATTTTCTGTTGCTGGCTGTCTTTTCGCAGCTCTCATAGTCTGTTTCGACAATGCCCATGTAGCTGATTCTAGATTAATTCTCTTGGATGCCACTTTGATCTTCGCTGTTGCCTTGACTATTTATGCGTACTCCAAGTTCCTGACATACAGAAAGCAGCCCTTCTCCCAGAAGTGGTGGACATGGTTGACAGCTACTGGAGTGAGTTTATCTTTGGTTATTTCTACAAAATATGTAGGTGTGTTCACTTATGTGACGATCGGCATTGCTGTAATCCACGAGTTGTGGATTTTGTTGGATTATCAGAAGGGATTGACAATTCCTGAGTTTTCGAAGCATTTTGCAGCCAGATTGTGGTCATTGATCATCATGCCCTTCATTATCTACTTGTTCTGGTTTTACGTGCATTTTGCCATTTTGACCAAATCTGGCCCTGGTGACAATTTCATGTCAGCTGAGTTCCAGGAAACTTTGCTCGAATCCCCTATGGCTAAATTGTCCAAGAACGTTCACTATAACGATCTTATCACCATAAAACATAAAGATACTGACGCTTTCTTGCACTCGCATTTACACTCATATCCATTGCGTTATGAGGATGGAAGAGTCTCGTCCAATACTCAGCAGGTTACTTGTGTTTTTGACCCAGACAGCAAAGAAGCCGAAGACGTCAACAACCACTGGGAAATTGTTCCTAGCTCCAAAGACGTCGCAAGAGGTACTGATGTGTACACCAACGATGTTGTCAGGTTCAGGCATGTAGGAACTGGTGGGTATTTGCTTGCCCATGATGTTGCTTCCCCATTAAAAGCTACACATGAAGAGTTCACCATTGCTTACGGCGAAGACGCTGCTGTGACCAAGTTCAACGAGACTCTCTTCAGATTGAGATTCGGTGGATCCGGTTCTaccaaaaacaaaaacaaaagGAGAGTCATCAAGACTAAAGGTACACCATTGCGTATTATCCATGTAGACACCGTAGTGGCCATGTGGACACACGACGATGAAGTCTTGCCAGAATGGGGTTTTGGCCATCAGGAAGTCTCTGGTAACAAAAAGACGCAAGACTCTGACAACGTCTGGACTATCGACGACATTGTAGACATGGACCCTATAGATCCAAGATCCAAGTATGTACCCAAGCAAGTCAAGACGTTGTCATTCTTTAAGAAATGGTGGGAATTGCAAGGATTGATGTTCAAGCACAACAATCAGTTGTCTTCTGAACACCCTTTTGCATCACAGCCCGAAACCTGGCCATTGGCTTTGTCCGGTGTATCTTTCTACAACGATAACGACAACCGTAGACAGATATTCTTCACCGGTAATATTATTGGATTCTGGTTGGAAGTTTGTTTCCTCTCAATCTATTTGgggttgttgttggctgATCAAGTCACTCGTCGTCGTCATGTATACATTTTGAGTGACAGAGCAAGATCCAAATTGTACAACACATTGGGATTCCTCTTTGCCGGATGGGGTGCTCATTTCTTCCCCTTCTTCTTAATGAATCGTCAAAAGTTCTTGCACCATTACTTGCCAGCCCATTTGTTGGCTGCATTGTTTTCTGGTGGTTTGGTCGATTTTATCTCGAGCAACAATATTCGTGATTCTAACGGTCGCCCTACGGtgtacaacaagatcaagagcACAGTCATTGTGACCGGATGTTCCATCGGCATTGTgtggttcttcttctacttcagACCAATCACCTACGGTGATACCACCTTGTCTGTTGAGGAGGTCAAGGCTAGACAATGGTTGGACATCAAGTTGCACTACGCCAAGTAG